In Zingiber officinale cultivar Zhangliang chromosome 8B, Zo_v1.1, whole genome shotgun sequence, a single genomic region encodes these proteins:
- the LOC122017528 gene encoding GTP-binding protein YPTM2-like, producing MHLRVWVASNLSHGGPTSLVLAVNCSVASVSRLLHLGIFICRPHPFLLFVLSLSLSLSLSAIFWVRWNIKREASEKSPSVAGPSTEISSYTSATGVAPSVSAMNPEYDYLFKLLLIGDSGVGKSCLLLRFADDSYLESYISTIGVDFKIRTVDQDGKTIKLQIWDTAGQERFRTITSSYYRGAHGIIVVYDVTDQESFNNVKTWLNEIDRYASDNVNKLLVGNKSDLTANRAVSYETAKVFADEIGIPFIETSAKDATNVEQAFMAMTAAIKNRMASQPAINNARLTTVQIRGQPVTQNSSCCS from the exons ATGCATTTAAGAGTCTGGGTGGCTTCAAACCTTTCCCACGGCGGTCCAACTTCGCTGGTCTTGGCCGTCAATTGCAGCGTCGCGTCGGTTTCTCGCCTCCTTCACCTCGGCATCTTTATTTGTCGACCTCACCCCTTTCTCCTCTtcgtcctctctctctctctctctctctctctctctgctatTTTTTGGGTTCGGTGGAACATCAAGCGAGAAGCAAGTGAGAAATCGCCTTCGGTTGCAGGCCCTTCGACAGAGATCTCGAGTTACACCTCAGCTACCGGCGTAGCGCCTTCAGTGTCCGCCATGAATCCGGAGTA TGACTATCTGTTCAAACTTTTGCTTATTGGAGATTCAGGTGTTGGAAAATCATGTTTGCTCCTAAGATTTGCG GATGACTCCTACTTGGAAAGTTATATCAGCACTATCGGAGTTGACTTT aaaatacgCACAGTTGACCAGGATGGGAAGACCATTAAGCTTCAAATT TGGGATACTGCCGGGCAAGAGCGCTTCAGAACAATTACAAGCAGCTATTATAGAGGTGCTCATGGCATCATT GTAGTGTATGATGTAACCGACCAAGAGAGCTTTAATAATGTGAAAACTTGGCTAAATGAGATCGACCGATATGCGAGTGATAACGTGAACAAGCTTCTTGTGGGCAACAAGAGTGATCTTACTGCAAACAGAGCTGTATCATACGAGACAGCCAAG GTGTTTGCCGATGAGATTGGTATCCCTTTCATTGAAACCAGTGCAAAAGACGCTACCAATGTGGAACAGGCGTTCATGGCCATGACTGCTGCCATAAAGAATAG GATGGCCAGCCAACCAGCTATCAACAACGCGAGGCTAACCACCGTACAAATCCGCGGTCAACCAGTGACACAGAATAGCAGCTGCTGCTCTTGA
- the LOC122016812 gene encoding ELMO domain-containing protein A-like, producing MDGKGGSFVAVRRITQTAGRGHGYHPPPGSTAWIGKGISCVCAQGIKSEAHLIFDLTSSQEQCLHRLQRRIAIVYDSSKKEHQEALKAIWGAAYPGVELLGLISEQWKDMGWQGKDPSTDFRGGGFISVENMLFFARNYPRSFQDLLQKQNGERALWEYPFAVAGVNITFMLIQMLDLQLARPRSFIAAVFLKLLSENDQAFDIMYCIAFMLMDQQWLTMHASYMDFNMVMKSTRRRLEQELLIKSVSRIEDLSSYRLLAR from the exons ATGGATGGTAAAGGTGGTTCCTTTGTGGCCGTGAGGAGAATAACTCAGACGGCTGGTCGAGGGCACGGTTATCATCCGCCACCTG GATCAACTGCATGGATTGGAAAAGGCATTTCATGTGTTTGTGCCCAAGGAATAAAAAGTGAGGCTCATCTAATATTTGATCTTACTTCTTCTCAG GAACAATGCTTGCATAGGCTACAAAGACGGATTGCCATTGTTTATGATAGTTCAAAGAAAGAGCATCAG GAAGCCTTGAAGGCCATATGGGGTGCTGCTTATCCTGGCGTTGAACTCCTTGGTTTAATATCTGAACAATGGAAGGATATGGGATGGCAAGGGAAAGATCCTTCCACAGATTTTAG GGGTGGCGGTTTCATATCTGTGGAAAACATGCTATTCTTTGCCAGAAACTATCCT AGATCCTTTCAAGATCTTCTCCAAAAACAGAATGGAGAACGTGCACTGTGGGAATACCCTTTTGCAGTAGCTGGTGTTAATATCACATTCATGCTCATACAAATGCTTGATCTTCAGCTTG CCAGACCCAGATCATTTATTGCAGCTGTCTTTTTGAAGTTACTTTCAG AAAATGACCAAGCTTTTGACATAATGTACTGCATAGCTTTCATGTTGATGGATCAGCAATGGCTTACTATGCATGCCTCATACATGGACTTCAAC ATGGTGATGAAGTCCACACGTCGTCGACTGGAGCAGGAGCTTCTTATAAAGAGTGTCAGTCGAATCGAGGACTTATCTTCGTATAGACTCCTTGCTCGTTAG